One Lycium barbarum isolate Lr01 chromosome 5, ASM1917538v2, whole genome shotgun sequence genomic window carries:
- the LOC132640221 gene encoding probable histone-arginine methyltransferase 1.3 isoform X2 yields MEKKQTQNEFVVLSISEVSSSSSSSSTSFSKNEPVFARVGSGSELRFGQESESSTDIVFDLRTSQVFRLGPAESLCVSEAFEDNKEKAYSRGISIQFRNEEETRAFHCAFEQWKTEVVVQGSPLRNGAISTLKSKFDEKIEASSAKMYFHYYGQLLHQQNMLQDFVRTGTYYAAVIENRADFFGRVVVDVGAGSGILSLFAAQAGAKHVYAIEASEMAEYAKKLIAGNSSLSERITVIKGKVEEVELPMKADILISEPMGTLLVNERMLESYVIARDRFLVPNGKMFPTVGRIHMAPFSDEYLHMEIANKAIFWHQQSYFGVDLTPLQRSAYEGYFSQPVVDAFDPRLLVAPAVSHVIDFTSIKEEDLYEIEIPLRFTSSTSTRIHGLACWFDVLFNGSTVPRWLTTAPGAPTTHWYQLRCVLSQPLYVMPGQEITGHFRLVAHKAQSYTIYLTLSAAVGDMLQTSSGKLDLKEPYYRMSQPQAYSLAQDQQPNQLLQNPDILTQPRDEDGSVPVQQPSPNPGAELHSL; encoded by the exons ATGGAGAAAAAGCAAACACAAAACGAATTTGTGGTTTTATCGATTTCGGaggtttcatcttcttcttcatcatcatctacATCGTTTTCTAAAAACGAACCGGTTTTTgctcgggtcgggtcgggttcgGAGCTCCGATTCGGTCAAGAGTCCGAATCCAGTACCGACATTGTGTTCGATCTTCGAACTTCACAG GTATTCAGGCTAGGACCTGCAGAGTCTCTGTGCGTATCTGAAGCTTTTGAAGACAATAAGGAG AAAGCCTATTCCAGGGGAATCTCCATTCAATTTAGAAACGAGGAGGAAACTAGGGCCTTCCATTGTGCATTTGAGCAATGGAAGACAGAAGTGGTTGTTCAAG GGTCTCCTCTGCGAAATGGAGCAATATCAACTTTAAAAAGTAAATTTGATGAAAAGATTGAAGCATCTTCTGCTAAGATGTATTTTCACTACTATGGGCAACTATTGCATCAGCAAAATATGTTGCAGGATTTTGTAAGGACAG GAACCTATTATGCTGCTGTAATTGAGAACCGTGCTGATTTTTTTGGTCGTGTAGTGGTTGATGTCGGAGCTGGTAGTGGTATTTTGTCATTATTTGCAGCTCAG GCTGGTGCAAAGCATGTTTATGCAATAGAGGCATCTGAAATGGCCGAATATGCGAAAAAGCTTATTGCAGGAAATTCATCGTTGAGTGAGAGAATTACA GTAATCAAAGGAAAGGTTGAAGAAGTAGAGTTACCTATGAAAGCCGATATCTTAATCTCCGAGCCAATGG GTACTTTGTTAGTTAATGAAAGAATGCTGGAGTCTTATGTGATTGCAAGAGACCGTTTTCTAGTTCCAAATGGAAAAATGTTTCCTACAGTGGGAAG AATACACATGGCACCATTCAGTGACGAATATTTGCACATGGAAATTGCAAATAAG GCTATTTTTTGGCATCAACAAAGCTATTTTGGGGTTGATTTGACACCCTTGCAAAGATCTGCATATGAAGGATACTTTTCTCAG CCCGTGGTTGATGCTTTTGATCCAAGGTTATTGGTAGCTCCTGCTGTATCTCATGTGATTGACTTCACTTCAATAAAG GAGGAAGATTTATATGAAATTGAGATCCCATTGAGATTTACGTCTTCTACTAGCACTAGAATTCATGGCCTGGCTTGCTGGTTTGATGTATTATTTAATGGAAG CACTGTACCAAGGTGGCTGACCACTGCTCCTGGTGCACCTACAACTCACTGGTATCAGCTTCGATGTGTATTGTCACAGCCACTTTATGTCATGCCAGGACAGGAGATAACTGGCCACTTTCGCCTGGTTGCCCACAAAGCACAAAGTTATACCATTTACCTAACATTGTCAG CTGCTGTTGGAGATATGCTCCAAACATCATCTGGAAAACTTGATCTGAAGGAACCATATTACAGGATGTCCCAACCACAGGCATACTCATTGGCACAAGATCAACAACCTAATCAGCTATTACAAAACCCG GACATACTAACACAACCTCGGGATGAGGATGGCTCAGTCCCAGTCCAACAACCTTCTCCAAATCCTGGCGCAGAGCTACATTCACTCTGA
- the LOC132640221 gene encoding probable histone-arginine methyltransferase 1.3 isoform X1 → MEKKQTQNEFVVLSISEVSSSSSSSSTSFSKNEPVFARVGSGSELRFGQESESSTDIVFDLRTSQVFRLGPAESLCVSEAFEDNKEKAYSRGISIQFRNEEETRAFHCAFEQWKTEVVVQVFLSGSPLRNGAISTLKSKFDEKIEASSAKMYFHYYGQLLHQQNMLQDFVRTGTYYAAVIENRADFFGRVVVDVGAGSGILSLFAAQAGAKHVYAIEASEMAEYAKKLIAGNSSLSERITVIKGKVEEVELPMKADILISEPMGTLLVNERMLESYVIARDRFLVPNGKMFPTVGRIHMAPFSDEYLHMEIANKAIFWHQQSYFGVDLTPLQRSAYEGYFSQPVVDAFDPRLLVAPAVSHVIDFTSIKEEDLYEIEIPLRFTSSTSTRIHGLACWFDVLFNGSTVPRWLTTAPGAPTTHWYQLRCVLSQPLYVMPGQEITGHFRLVAHKAQSYTIYLTLSAAVGDMLQTSSGKLDLKEPYYRMSQPQAYSLAQDQQPNQLLQNPDILTQPRDEDGSVPVQQPSPNPGAELHSL, encoded by the exons ATGGAGAAAAAGCAAACACAAAACGAATTTGTGGTTTTATCGATTTCGGaggtttcatcttcttcttcatcatcatctacATCGTTTTCTAAAAACGAACCGGTTTTTgctcgggtcgggtcgggttcgGAGCTCCGATTCGGTCAAGAGTCCGAATCCAGTACCGACATTGTGTTCGATCTTCGAACTTCACAG GTATTCAGGCTAGGACCTGCAGAGTCTCTGTGCGTATCTGAAGCTTTTGAAGACAATAAGGAG AAAGCCTATTCCAGGGGAATCTCCATTCAATTTAGAAACGAGGAGGAAACTAGGGCCTTCCATTGTGCATTTGAGCAATGGAAGACAGAAGTGGTTGTTCAAG TCTTTCTTTCAGGGTCTCCTCTGCGAAATGGAGCAATATCAACTTTAAAAAGTAAATTTGATGAAAAGATTGAAGCATCTTCTGCTAAGATGTATTTTCACTACTATGGGCAACTATTGCATCAGCAAAATATGTTGCAGGATTTTGTAAGGACAG GAACCTATTATGCTGCTGTAATTGAGAACCGTGCTGATTTTTTTGGTCGTGTAGTGGTTGATGTCGGAGCTGGTAGTGGTATTTTGTCATTATTTGCAGCTCAG GCTGGTGCAAAGCATGTTTATGCAATAGAGGCATCTGAAATGGCCGAATATGCGAAAAAGCTTATTGCAGGAAATTCATCGTTGAGTGAGAGAATTACA GTAATCAAAGGAAAGGTTGAAGAAGTAGAGTTACCTATGAAAGCCGATATCTTAATCTCCGAGCCAATGG GTACTTTGTTAGTTAATGAAAGAATGCTGGAGTCTTATGTGATTGCAAGAGACCGTTTTCTAGTTCCAAATGGAAAAATGTTTCCTACAGTGGGAAG AATACACATGGCACCATTCAGTGACGAATATTTGCACATGGAAATTGCAAATAAG GCTATTTTTTGGCATCAACAAAGCTATTTTGGGGTTGATTTGACACCCTTGCAAAGATCTGCATATGAAGGATACTTTTCTCAG CCCGTGGTTGATGCTTTTGATCCAAGGTTATTGGTAGCTCCTGCTGTATCTCATGTGATTGACTTCACTTCAATAAAG GAGGAAGATTTATATGAAATTGAGATCCCATTGAGATTTACGTCTTCTACTAGCACTAGAATTCATGGCCTGGCTTGCTGGTTTGATGTATTATTTAATGGAAG CACTGTACCAAGGTGGCTGACCACTGCTCCTGGTGCACCTACAACTCACTGGTATCAGCTTCGATGTGTATTGTCACAGCCACTTTATGTCATGCCAGGACAGGAGATAACTGGCCACTTTCGCCTGGTTGCCCACAAAGCACAAAGTTATACCATTTACCTAACATTGTCAG CTGCTGTTGGAGATATGCTCCAAACATCATCTGGAAAACTTGATCTGAAGGAACCATATTACAGGATGTCCCAACCACAGGCATACTCATTGGCACAAGATCAACAACCTAATCAGCTATTACAAAACCCG GACATACTAACACAACCTCGGGATGAGGATGGCTCAGTCCCAGTCCAACAACCTTCTCCAAATCCTGGCGCAGAGCTACATTCACTCTGA
- the LOC132640222 gene encoding nudix hydrolase 2-like isoform X1 produces MKIIKFLYRTHFLSYATYPRTSFFCSKRHFFSYSSLKLSFCQNQGKLTKIRYGIYLNTRSSMSCSATPAMAREKEMEQMDRILAAKEDDHGGVIVEMTNEPLAPSVFGSLLRASLSHWRQQGKKGVWIKFPIELATLIEPAVKEGFYYHHAEPKYLMLVSWLSGTANTIPANATHRVGIGAFVMNEKNEVLVVQEKSGRFRGTGVWKLPTGVVDEGEDICDAAVREVKEETGVDTKFVEILAFRQSHRSFFEKSDLFFVCMLQPLSFDIQKQDAEIEAAEWMPFEQYAAQPYVQGHDLFRYISDICSAKTEGRYTGFSSVPTVTSFSEKKTYLYMNSNDRTTGHDDP; encoded by the exons atgaaaataattaaatttttgTATCGCACTCATTTTCTTTCCTATGCCACCTATCCAAGAACTTCATTTTTTTGCTCAAAACGTCATTTCTTCTCTTACAGTTCTCTGAAACTCAGTTTTTGCCAAAATCAAG GCAAATTGACCAAGATTAGGTACGGAATTTACCTAAATACAAGGTCATCAATGAGTTGTTCTGCAACTCCAGCTATGGCAAGGGAGAAAGAAATGGAACAAATGGATAGAATATTAGCTGCAAAAGAGGATGACCATGGTGGGGTGATAGTGGAAATGACTAATGAGCCCTTGGCCCCTTCTGTCTTTGGTTCTTTGCTTAGAGCCTCACTTTCTCATTGGAGACAACag GGTAAAAAAGGTGTTTGGATCAAATTTCCTATTGAGCTTGCAACACTTATTGAACCTGCTGTCAAG GAAGGATTTTATTACCACCATGCAGAACCAAAATACTTGATGCTTGTGAGTTGGCTATCCGGAACTGCTAACACTATTCCAGCAAATGCTACGCATAGAGTGGGTATTGGTGCTTTCGTCATGAATGAAAAGAATGAG GTGCTAGTTGTCCAAGAAAAGAGTGGAAGATTTCGTGGAACTGGTGTGTGGAAGTTACCTACAGGAGTTGTTGATGAG GGTGAAGATATATGTGATGCAGCTGTCAGAGAAGTAAAAGAAGAAACAGGG GTTGACACAAAGTTTGTAGAAATACTGGCATTCAG GCAAAGCCACAGGTCATTTTTTGAAAAGTCAGATCTATTCTTTGTCTGCATGCTACAACCTCTCTCCTTTGATATCCAGAAACAGGACGCAGAAATAGAGGCAGCCGAG TGGATGCCATTTGAACAATACGCAGCTCAGCCATATGTCCAAGGGCATGATCTTTTCAGGTACATTTCCGACATATGCTCGGCAAAGACGGAGGGAAGGTATACAGGATTCTCATCGGTTCCTACAGTGACCAGTTTTTCTGAGAAGAAAACCTACTTGTACATGAATAGCAATGACAGAACAACCGGTCACGACGACCCCTAA
- the LOC132640222 gene encoding nudix hydrolase 2-like isoform X2 yields MSPWPLLSLVLCLEPHFLIGDNRWTYLQGKKGVWIKFPIELATLIEPAVKEGFYYHHAEPKYLMLVSWLSGTANTIPANATHRVGIGAFVMNEKNEVLVVQEKSGRFRGTGVWKLPTGVVDEGEDICDAAVREVKEETGVDTKFVEILAFRQSHRSFFEKSDLFFVCMLQPLSFDIQKQDAEIEAAEWMPFEQYAAQPYVQGHDLFRYISDICSAKTEGRYTGFSSVPTVTSFSEKKTYLYMNSNDRTTGHDDP; encoded by the exons ATGAGCCCTTGGCCCCTTCTGTCTTTGGTTCTTTGCTTAGAGCCTCACTTTCTCATTGGAGACAACag GTGGACATACTTGCAGGGTAAAAAAGGTGTTTGGATCAAATTTCCTATTGAGCTTGCAACACTTATTGAACCTGCTGTCAAG GAAGGATTTTATTACCACCATGCAGAACCAAAATACTTGATGCTTGTGAGTTGGCTATCCGGAACTGCTAACACTATTCCAGCAAATGCTACGCATAGAGTGGGTATTGGTGCTTTCGTCATGAATGAAAAGAATGAG GTGCTAGTTGTCCAAGAAAAGAGTGGAAGATTTCGTGGAACTGGTGTGTGGAAGTTACCTACAGGAGTTGTTGATGAG GGTGAAGATATATGTGATGCAGCTGTCAGAGAAGTAAAAGAAGAAACAGGG GTTGACACAAAGTTTGTAGAAATACTGGCATTCAG GCAAAGCCACAGGTCATTTTTTGAAAAGTCAGATCTATTCTTTGTCTGCATGCTACAACCTCTCTCCTTTGATATCCAGAAACAGGACGCAGAAATAGAGGCAGCCGAG TGGATGCCATTTGAACAATACGCAGCTCAGCCATATGTCCAAGGGCATGATCTTTTCAGGTACATTTCCGACATATGCTCGGCAAAGACGGAGGGAAGGTATACAGGATTCTCATCGGTTCCTACAGTGACCAGTTTTTCTGAGAAGAAAACCTACTTGTACATGAATAGCAATGACAGAACAACCGGTCACGACGACCCCTAA